The following are from one region of the Arthrobacter sp. TMP15 genome:
- a CDS encoding oxygenase MpaB family protein — MTDTTSAAATVTDEGYFGPESVSWILFSDPSSKLGGVAAILMQALNPMMMRLFDQTSGYATDMEGRAERTGRYIDTTIFGDRAHADAAGTSVRRMHAHAHWTDPKTGMELRADNHDWLVWTHNTVVWGVLRGADAFGPDLTIDQQDTFIQEQHKAAELVGIDPSILSSTRAELDSYMDEQKSWMALTLPAAELAKGLRKPNLKGNPVKVWAGIIVQDGILFMLPDWARQLYGIEGRPLNLGSAARLTRRFIAGARKKSSRAELISEITERVSTHPYRKVRQR; from the coding sequence ATGACAGATACAACAAGCGCCGCAGCAACAGTCACTGATGAGGGGTATTTTGGACCGGAGAGTGTGAGCTGGATACTCTTCTCCGACCCTTCCTCTAAACTGGGCGGCGTGGCAGCCATACTGATGCAGGCGTTAAACCCCATGATGATGCGCCTCTTCGATCAGACCAGCGGTTACGCCACGGATATGGAGGGCCGTGCCGAACGCACCGGCCGATACATTGACACCACCATTTTTGGCGACCGCGCCCATGCGGACGCCGCTGGCACCTCCGTACGCCGCATGCACGCGCATGCTCACTGGACCGATCCCAAGACAGGTATGGAACTTCGCGCAGATAATCACGACTGGCTCGTGTGGACCCACAACACTGTTGTCTGGGGAGTCCTGCGGGGTGCCGATGCATTTGGTCCCGACCTGACTATTGACCAGCAAGACACGTTCATTCAAGAGCAGCACAAGGCAGCAGAGCTTGTTGGCATCGACCCGAGCATCCTTTCCTCCACCCGCGCCGAACTCGATAGCTACATGGATGAGCAAAAAAGTTGGATGGCGCTAACCTTGCCGGCGGCGGAGCTGGCCAAGGGCCTTCGCAAACCCAACCTCAAGGGCAACCCCGTGAAAGTCTGGGCAGGCATCATTGTCCAGGACGGCATCCTGTTCATGCTCCCCGATTGGGCTCGTCAGCTGTACGGGATCGAGGGACGCCCCTTGAACTTAGGTAGTGCTGCCCGCTTGACGCGCCGCTTCATAGCCGGGGCCCGAAAGAAATCCTCACGCGCTGAACTCATCTCCGAAATCACCGAACGTGTCAGCACTCATCCGTACAGGAAGGTCCGTCAACGGTGA
- a CDS encoding glycerophosphodiester phosphodiesterase family protein yields the protein MKTTRIPFWASVRRDIASGFALVRKGGARLLGIVFAMQLVVLLVAFPILRWLFREALRASGMTALDLGGLTSTAGLPLTVGLIILLCTLAFWLMALQFTIVVVILSRLTGPGTLSVREVLGEVGRVSRKLIRPSSFPLLCYLFLLLPLTGFGFTSAFIQGIAIPPFITGELFKSIPSAATLVIFLLVLGILNTRFALTVPLFVLTDATGGQSSRLSWKLLHGLQELVLVVSVAAVLLGASLATGALALVTLIPTAISDALSPEASPAVAAYSLGAAQVVALLLTGLVTTLVSAVLVVFLRRRAYLLPAEHLRQELLAAAVPDAGSSPAKKTSNGAPLFITTAALALALVLGTGAIVSMEKIADHPKTLVLAHRGFSDGGVENTISGLEAASRAGADLVEMDVMQSKDQQFVVMHDANLKRLTGKDLAVKDLTLKELTAMTVRDLEDNEDRIPTLAEYITRAQELNMQLLLEIKFSGAEPEDHVQQLVNELEDLGALQQNIYHSLDKPSVHRLKTLRPDLTVGYTMAFAAVDVPDTIADFIVVEEWTATPDIQEAAANAGLGFMVWTVNKASKQTGFLRGGVDGIITDHPDTALKSRSTMENETGMVNILQDAITRFVVVF from the coding sequence GTGAAAACCACCCGAATACCATTTTGGGCCTCTGTCCGCCGTGACATAGCCAGCGGCTTTGCACTAGTCCGCAAGGGCGGGGCCCGTCTTCTGGGTATCGTCTTTGCCATGCAGCTAGTTGTGCTGCTCGTAGCCTTTCCCATTTTGCGCTGGCTTTTCCGTGAGGCACTACGCGCCAGTGGAATGACGGCTCTTGATCTTGGCGGCCTAACGAGCACCGCCGGACTGCCGCTGACGGTGGGTCTGATCATACTATTGTGCACGCTCGCCTTCTGGCTGATGGCCCTGCAGTTCACAATTGTTGTGGTGATTTTGAGCCGTTTGACTGGTCCTGGCACCCTTTCTGTGCGCGAGGTACTGGGAGAGGTGGGGAGGGTGTCGCGAAAACTTATCCGGCCGTCGTCGTTCCCGCTACTTTGCTATCTCTTCCTCCTACTTCCACTAACGGGTTTTGGATTCACATCAGCCTTCATCCAGGGCATCGCCATTCCACCTTTCATCACTGGCGAACTCTTTAAGAGCATTCCATCCGCTGCCACTCTGGTGATCTTTTTACTGGTGCTGGGAATTCTCAATACGCGTTTTGCACTGACTGTTCCCCTCTTTGTCCTCACTGATGCCACCGGCGGGCAATCAAGCCGACTCAGTTGGAAACTGCTTCACGGTTTACAAGAACTGGTTCTGGTTGTTTCGGTGGCCGCAGTCCTCCTGGGTGCCAGCTTGGCCACAGGGGCGCTGGCCCTTGTTACTCTGATCCCCACAGCCATCAGCGATGCACTCTCACCCGAGGCATCACCTGCTGTGGCAGCTTATAGTTTGGGGGCGGCACAGGTAGTTGCGCTGCTGCTCACTGGTTTGGTTACCACCTTGGTATCTGCGGTGCTGGTAGTTTTCCTGCGCCGTCGCGCTTACTTGCTACCGGCTGAGCATTTGCGGCAGGAGCTGCTGGCTGCCGCCGTTCCGGATGCTGGTTCATCGCCAGCCAAAAAAACATCTAACGGGGCCCCGCTGTTCATCACTACGGCTGCACTAGCCCTCGCCCTCGTTTTGGGCACAGGCGCCATAGTTTCGATGGAGAAAATTGCGGATCACCCAAAGACGTTGGTGCTCGCTCATCGAGGCTTTTCCGATGGCGGCGTTGAGAACACCATCAGTGGGCTGGAGGCCGCGTCCCGTGCCGGTGCGGATCTGGTGGAGATGGACGTCATGCAAAGTAAGGACCAGCAGTTCGTGGTTATGCATGACGCCAACCTTAAACGCTTGACAGGAAAAGACCTGGCAGTCAAGGACCTCACGCTCAAGGAACTAACAGCGATGACTGTCCGGGATTTGGAGGACAACGAAGATCGCATCCCTACCCTTGCCGAGTACATCACCCGGGCGCAAGAGCTTAATATGCAGCTTCTTCTGGAGATCAAATTCAGTGGCGCCGAACCCGAAGACCATGTTCAGCAGCTGGTCAATGAGCTCGAAGACCTAGGCGCCCTCCAGCAAAACATTTATCATTCACTCGACAAACCCAGCGTTCACCGCCTCAAGACCCTACGCCCCGACCTCACAGTTGGTTACACGATGGCCTTCGCCGCTGTTGACGTCCCAGACACCATCGCGGACTTCATTGTGGTGGAGGAATGGACGGCCACCCCTGACATCCAGGAGGCGGCAGCCAATGCCGGTCTTGGTTTCATGGTGTGGACAGTGAATAAAGCCTCAAAGCAAACAGGGTTCCTGCGGGGCGGTGTTGACGGCATCATCACAGATCACCCGGACACAGCGCTGAAATCGCGCTCCACCATGGAAAACGAAACGGGAATGGTGAACATCTTACAAGATGCCATCACCAGATTCGTGGTGGTTTTCTAG
- a CDS encoding Fpg/Nei family DNA glycosylase, with translation MPELPEVEVVRRGLERWIAGRSINGVSVVDPRSIRRHSLGVEDFRGNLLGTTVLDVVRRGKFLWMPLTDDASSSTPPHTALVAHLGMSGQLLVESPEQPYEKHLKVRLSFSARDDAPEELRFVDQRIFGGLFLTSLVPTADGLPGGCGLGSDGKGSGSNGAGSTLAGGTVAGVEAMIPDAAAHIGRDPLDPYFDLESLHQKLRARKTGLKRALLDQSLVSGIGNIYADEALWAAKMHFARPTDTLRRPETARIIHAARDVMDRALAAGGTSFDALYVNVNGASGYFSRSLNAYGRQGEICYRCDSLGLSTRIRRDSFMNRSSYSCPVCQPQPRNARL, from the coding sequence ATGCCTGAGCTGCCCGAAGTAGAGGTGGTACGTAGAGGCCTTGAACGGTGGATCGCTGGGCGGAGTATCAACGGTGTTTCCGTGGTGGATCCCCGCTCAATCCGCCGCCATTCCCTGGGCGTGGAAGATTTCCGTGGCAACCTGCTAGGGACTACTGTGCTGGATGTGGTGCGGCGCGGAAAGTTCCTTTGGATGCCGCTCACCGATGATGCCTCCTCATCCACACCCCCGCATACGGCGTTGGTAGCGCACCTTGGTATGAGTGGTCAGCTGCTGGTTGAATCACCGGAACAACCATACGAGAAGCATCTAAAAGTACGCCTTTCTTTCTCCGCCCGTGATGATGCTCCGGAGGAGTTGAGATTTGTTGATCAGCGGATATTCGGTGGTTTATTTCTCACCTCACTGGTGCCTACAGCCGATGGGTTGCCCGGGGGATGTGGGCTGGGCTCAGACGGCAAGGGCTCAGGCAGCAACGGAGCAGGCAGCACTTTAGCAGGCGGCACAGTAGCCGGTGTAGAGGCAATGATCCCTGACGCAGCCGCGCACATTGGCAGAGACCCGTTGGATCCCTACTTTGACCTAGAGTCCTTGCATCAGAAACTCCGGGCACGGAAAACAGGCCTGAAGCGTGCACTATTGGATCAATCTCTGGTCTCCGGCATCGGCAATATTTATGCTGACGAGGCTCTGTGGGCTGCCAAAATGCACTTTGCCCGGCCCACGGATACGCTGCGCCGTCCCGAGACGGCACGGATCATCCATGCCGCTCGCGACGTCATGGACCGGGCGTTAGCCGCCGGAGGCACCAGTTTCGATGCGTTGTATGTCAACGTCAATGGCGCCTCCGGCTACTTTTCCCGGTCACTGAACGCCTATGGGCGCCAGGGGGAGATTTGTTACCGTTGTGATTCGCTGGGCTTATCTACACGGATTCGCCGTGACTCATTCATGAACCGGTCTTCCTACAGTTGCCCCGTCTGCCAGCCCCAACCTCGTAATGCGCGGCTTTAG
- the rnc gene encoding ribonuclease III gives MSAEIPSTELTDGHKLLLKRLGVTIDAGTLRLALTHRSYAYENGGIPTNERLEFLGDSILGFSVTDALYRDHPLLPEGDLAKRRSAVVSTRALASIGRSLGLGEFIYLGQGERLTKGRNKSSILADTMEALIGATYITHGIETARALVMRLVGPLLADSAVLGAGTDWKTNIQEISAARQLGAISYDITGVGPDHDRSFTARLIVGGEHFGTGTGPSKKEAERSAAAAAWIELQSRFGEDPSGKHDGGTSFAGEGAPAASGE, from the coding sequence ATGTCCGCAGAAATTCCATCAACGGAACTCACGGACGGTCACAAACTGCTTTTGAAGCGTCTCGGTGTCACTATTGATGCCGGGACGCTTCGTCTTGCCCTGACGCACCGTTCTTACGCGTATGAAAACGGTGGCATCCCCACCAATGAGCGCTTAGAATTCCTCGGCGATTCCATTCTGGGTTTCTCCGTAACTGATGCGCTGTACCGAGATCATCCCCTCTTGCCTGAAGGGGACTTGGCCAAGCGTCGCTCGGCAGTTGTCTCTACCCGCGCGTTGGCCAGCATTGGCCGCTCCTTGGGCTTGGGAGAATTCATCTACCTGGGTCAGGGTGAGCGTCTCACCAAGGGCCGGAATAAGTCTTCTATCCTGGCTGACACGATGGAAGCGCTGATCGGGGCCACCTACATTACCCACGGCATTGAGACGGCCCGCGCACTGGTTATGCGCCTCGTGGGTCCTTTGCTGGCCGATTCCGCTGTGCTGGGTGCTGGCACGGACTGGAAAACTAATATTCAGGAAATTTCTGCAGCCCGCCAGTTGGGCGCTATTTCCTACGACATCACGGGCGTTGGCCCCGATCACGACCGTTCCTTTACCGCGCGGCTGATTGTGGGTGGCGAGCATTTCGGCACCGGCACTGGCCCCTCCAAAAAGGAAGCCGAGCGTTCAGCTGCCGCCGCCGCCTGGATTGAGCTGCAGAGCCGCTTTGGTGAAGATCCTTCTGGGAAGCACGACGGCGGAACCTCCTTTGCGGGGGAAGGGGCACCCGCTGCTTCTGGTGAATAA
- the rpmF gene encoding 50S ribosomal protein L32 → MAVPKRKMSRANTRARRSQWKATAPALVKTIENGQVVYSLPHQAKVVTDSAGTALFLEYKGRKVADV, encoded by the coding sequence GTGGCTGTTCCGAAGCGGAAGATGTCCCGTGCCAATACGCGCGCACGCCGGTCCCAGTGGAAGGCCACCGCGCCTGCTCTGGTAAAAACCATCGAAAACGGACAGGTTGTTTACAGCCTCCCGCACCAGGCCAAGGTCGTCACCGACTCAGCCGGAACCGCACTGTTCTTGGAATACAAGGGCCGTAAGGTTGCTGACGTCTAA